A single region of the Bacteroides luhongzhouii genome encodes:
- a CDS encoding YfhO family protein, which produces MKKFLPDLIAILAFIILSFAYFFPADIEGRILFQHDTAAGVGAGQESKEYLERTGERTRWTNSIFGGMPTYQMSPSYDSTTSLKGVEKVYRLFLPDYVVLTFIMMLGFYILLRAFGISAWLAGLGGVMWAFSSYFFILIPAGHIWKFVTLAYIPPTIAGVVLAYRKKYLLGGIITALFIALQIQSNHIQMSYYFMFVILFFVGAYFEDAYKKKELPHFFKASAILALAAVVGVCINISNLYHTYEYSKETMRGKSELKQEGAAASQTSSGLDRDYITNWSYGIGETLTLLVPNVKGGGSGSTMSQSEVAMAKANPMYSGIYSQLPQYFGEQPWTAGPVYVGAFVMFLFVLGCFIVKGPLKWALLGATIFSILLSWGKNFMGLTDFFIDYVPMYNKFRAVSSILVIAEFTIPLLAIFALKEILSKPDTLKLKENRGGVIATLVLTAGVALILAVAPGTFFSSFITTQEMAALKQALPAEHLTPFVTNLTEMREAIIASDAWRSFLIIVIGCVLLFLYQRRKLKASFTLAGIALLCLVDMWSVNKRYLNDEQFVPKSKQTEAFVKTQADEMILQDTTLNYRVLNFIGFPGNTFNENNTAYWHKSVGGYHAAKLRRYQEMIDHHIVPEMQETYQAVATAGGQMDSVDASKFRVLNMLNTKYFIFPAGEQGQAVPVVNPYAYGNAWFVDKVQYVNNANEEIDALNDILPTETAVVDVKFKEQLKGVTEGYKDSLSTIRLTSYEPNRLVYKASTPKDGVVVFSEIYYPGWQATIDGQPVDIARADYILRAINVPAGEHTIEMWFDPQSIQVTESIAYAALALLLIGVMVLAWMQRNRIVKKS; this is translated from the coding sequence ATGAAAAAGTTTCTTCCCGACTTAATAGCCATTCTGGCTTTTATCATTCTTTCTTTCGCCTATTTTTTTCCGGCTGATATTGAAGGTCGTATCTTGTTTCAGCATGACACGGCTGCCGGAGTCGGCGCGGGACAAGAATCGAAAGAGTATCTCGAACGTACCGGAGAACGTACGCGCTGGACGAATTCGATTTTTGGAGGTATGCCTACCTATCAGATGTCTCCGAGTTACGACTCGACAACATCCCTGAAAGGGGTGGAGAAGGTTTATCGCCTCTTTCTCCCGGATTATGTAGTGCTGACTTTTATTATGATGCTGGGATTCTATATTCTCTTGCGGGCCTTTGGTATATCGGCCTGGCTGGCAGGATTGGGCGGAGTGATGTGGGCATTTTCTTCCTATTTCTTCATTCTGATACCGGCAGGGCACATTTGGAAGTTTGTGACGTTGGCTTATATTCCACCTACGATTGCGGGTGTCGTTCTGGCTTACCGGAAGAAATACTTGTTGGGCGGAATTATTACGGCGCTGTTTATCGCCCTTCAGATTCAGTCGAATCACATTCAGATGAGCTATTATTTCATGTTTGTGATCCTGTTTTTCGTGGGAGCGTACTTTGAAGATGCTTATAAAAAGAAAGAACTGCCCCATTTCTTCAAGGCCAGCGCAATTTTGGCATTGGCTGCCGTGGTAGGAGTTTGCATCAATATCTCCAATCTGTATCATACTTATGAATATAGTAAGGAGACGATGCGCGGCAAGAGCGAATTGAAGCAGGAGGGCGCTGCGGCCAGCCAGACAAGTAGCGGGTTGGACCGTGACTACATAACCAACTGGAGTTATGGTATCGGCGAGACATTGACGTTGCTGGTTCCGAACGTAAAAGGAGGAGGATCGGGGTCTACGATGTCGCAAAGCGAAGTTGCTATGGCAAAGGCCAATCCAATGTATAGCGGTATTTATTCGCAGTTGCCGCAATATTTCGGTGAGCAACCGTGGACAGCCGGTCCTGTATATGTCGGGGCATTTGTGATGTTCCTGTTCGTATTGGGCTGTTTCATTGTGAAAGGTCCTCTGAAATGGGCATTGCTGGGAGCTACTATCTTCTCGATTCTGCTTTCATGGGGAAAGAATTTCATGGGATTGACGGACTTCTTTATTGATTACGTCCCGATGTACAATAAGTTCCGTGCCGTATCTTCCATCTTGGTGATTGCTGAATTTACCATTCCTTTGTTGGCGATTTTTGCCTTGAAAGAGATTTTGAGCAAACCGGATACTCTGAAGTTGAAAGAGAACCGCGGAGGGGTGATTGCCACTTTGGTACTGACTGCCGGTGTTGCGTTGATTTTAGCCGTTGCTCCGGGTACTTTTTTCTCCAGTTTTATTACGACACAAGAGATGGCTGCTTTGAAACAAGCACTTCCAGCCGAACATTTGACTCCGTTTGTGACAAACCTGACTGAAATGCGTGAAGCTATTATCGCTTCGGATGCATGGCGTAGCTTCTTGATTATCGTGATAGGTTGTGTGCTTTTATTCCTCTATCAACGGCGGAAGTTGAAAGCTTCTTTCACACTGGCCGGCATTGCGCTTTTGTGTTTGGTAGATATGTGGAGTGTCAATAAACGCTATTTGAACGACGAACAGTTTGTGCCAAAATCCAAGCAGACGGAAGCGTTTGTTAAAACACAGGCGGATGAGATGATCCTTCAGGATACTACTTTAAATTATCGTGTGTTGAACTTTATAGGCTTTCCCGGTAATACGTTTAATGAAAACAATACAGCATACTGGCATAAAAGTGTCGGTGGCTATCATGCAGCGAAGCTCCGTCGCTATCAGGAAATGATAGATCATCATATCGTGCCCGAAATGCAGGAGACCTATCAGGCGGTGGCTACTGCCGGTGGACAGATGGACAGTGTAGACGCTTCCAAATTCCGTGTACTGAATATGCTGAATACAAAATACTTCATTTTCCCTGCCGGAGAGCAGGGGCAGGCTGTTCCTGTGGTAAATCCTTATGCATATGGTAATGCGTGGTTTGTTGATAAGGTGCAGTATGTAAATAATGCAAATGAAGAAATTGATGCTTTGAATGATATTCTTCCAACGGAAACAGCCGTAGTGGATGTGAAGTTTAAAGAACAATTGAAAGGTGTGACAGAAGGATATAAAGATTCTCTATCTACCATCCGATTGACTAGTTACGAGCCGAATCGTCTGGTTTATAAAGCTTCCACTCCTAAAGATGGAGTTGTTGTTTTCTCCGAAATATATTATCCGGGATGGCAGGCGACTATTGACGGTCAGCCCGTTGATATTGCCCGTGCAGATTATATCTTACGTGCGATAAATGTACCGGCAGGGGAACATACCATCGAAATGTGGTTTGATCCGCAAAGCATACAGGTTACAGAAAGTATTGCTTATGCAGCGCTGGCTTTGTTGCTGATCGGGGTTATGGTCCTTGCATGGATGCAGCGGAACAGGATAGTGAAGAAGTCTTGA
- the ahcY gene encoding adenosylhomocysteinase: MIYNMSTELFSTLPYKVADITLADFGRKEIDLAEKEMPGLMALREKYGESKPLKGARIMGSLHMTIQTAVLIETLVALGAEVRWCSCNIYSTQDHAAAAIAAAGVPVFAWKGETLADYWWCTLQALNFAGGKGPNVIVDDGGDATMMIHVGYDAENNAAVLDKEVHAEDEIELNAILKKVLAEDSTRWHRVAEEVRGVSEETTTGVHRLYQMQEEGKLLFPAFNVNDSVTKSKFDNLYGCRESLADGIKRATDVMIAGKVVVVCGYGDVGKGCSHSMRSYGARVLVTEVDPICALQAAMEGFEVVTMEEACMEGNIFVTTTGNIDIIRIDHMEKMKDQSIVCNIGHFDNEIQVEALKHYPGIKCVNIKPQVDRYYFPDGHSIILLADGRLVNLGCATGHPSFVMSNSFTNQTLAQIELFNKKYDINVYRLPKHLDEEVARLHLEKIGVKLTKLTPEQAAYIGVSVDGPYKADHYRY; encoded by the coding sequence ATGATTTACAATATGTCTACAGAATTATTCTCTACTCTGCCCTATAAGGTGGCAGATATTACACTTGCTGATTTCGGACGCAAGGAAATCGATTTGGCAGAAAAAGAAATGCCCGGCCTGATGGCTCTTCGCGAAAAGTATGGAGAATCCAAACCGTTAAAAGGTGCCCGCATTATGGGATCGTTGCACATGACCATTCAGACGGCTGTGCTGATTGAAACATTAGTGGCTTTAGGAGCTGAAGTACGTTGGTGCTCTTGTAATATATATTCAACGCAGGATCATGCTGCTGCTGCAATAGCTGCTGCGGGTGTGCCTGTGTTTGCATGGAAGGGGGAGACTCTTGCTGATTACTGGTGGTGTACATTGCAGGCATTGAACTTTGCCGGTGGTAAAGGGCCGAATGTGATTGTAGATGATGGCGGTGACGCTACGATGATGATTCACGTAGGTTATGATGCGGAGAATAATGCTGCCGTATTGGATAAAGAAGTACATGCAGAGGACGAAATAGAACTGAATGCAATCTTGAAGAAAGTATTGGCGGAAGACAGTACTCGCTGGCATCGTGTAGCGGAAGAAGTGCGTGGTGTGTCTGAAGAAACTACGACAGGCGTACATCGTTTGTATCAGATGCAGGAAGAAGGCAAGCTGTTGTTCCCGGCATTCAATGTGAATGATTCGGTCACAAAATCTAAGTTTGACAATCTGTATGGCTGTCGCGAATCGCTGGCTGACGGTATCAAGCGTGCAACGGATGTGATGATTGCCGGAAAAGTGGTGGTAGTATGTGGTTATGGTGATGTGGGTAAAGGCTGTTCTCATTCTATGCGTTCTTACGGAGCGCGGGTACTCGTGACGGAAGTAGACCCGATCTGTGCATTGCAGGCTGCCATGGAAGGCTTTGAAGTGGTGACTATGGAAGAAGCTTGCATGGAAGGTAACATTTTCGTGACTACCACAGGTAATATCGATATTATCCGTATCGACCACATGGAGAAAATGAAAGATCAGTCTATCGTTTGCAACATCGGTCACTTCGATAATGAAATTCAGGTGGAAGCCTTGAAACATTATCCGGGCATCAAATGTGTGAACATCAAACCACAAGTAGACCGTTATTATTTCCCGGATGGTCACAGCATCATTCTGCTTGCTGACGGTCGTTTGGTAAATCTGGGATGTGCAACCGGCCATCCGTCATTTGTGATGAGTAATTCATTCACCAATCAGACATTGGCGCAGATAGAGCTGTTCAACAAGAAATATGATATCAATGTATATCGCTTGCCGAAGCATCTGGACGAAGAAGTTGCCCGCCTGCATCTTGAAAAGATCGGCGTGAAACTGACTAAGTTGACTCCTGAACAGGCAGCTTATATTGGTGTGTCAGTGGACGGACCTTATAAAGCAGATCATTATAGATACTAA
- a CDS encoding PAS domain-containing protein, with amino-acid sequence MRHYESKTKEELLEIIEQLEEKIDFLSSHSSPPSQKRFRDKYSTRILDALPDMLTVFDHDANIIELASSPATNHVEGINASNITTTNVKDILPEEAYESVRKNMDKVILTGESSTARHDLMLDGVLHHYENRIFPLDNEYLLCMCRDISQQWEAEQTNAQQQKELKAARVKAEESDRLKSAFLANMSHEIRTPLNAIVGFSKLITNATSTEEKNQYAEIIERNSEMLLNLFNDILDLASLEADSLKFNIRPIKLTDICLQLEQQFCHKTQNGVKLILDDVDADMYASGDWNRIIQIISNLLSNATKFTPKGEIHFGYREKEDFVEFYVKDSGIGIPAERVATIFRRFGKVNDFVQGTGLGLTLCRMLVEKMGGRIWLRSQEGQGSRFYFTLPLIRQ; translated from the coding sequence ATGAGACATTACGAGAGCAAAACGAAGGAGGAACTTTTAGAAATAATCGAACAATTAGAGGAGAAGATTGATTTTCTTTCCTCTCATTCTTCGCCTCCCTCCCAAAAACGTTTTCGCGATAAATATAGCACCCGGATATTGGATGCCCTCCCCGATATGCTCACCGTCTTCGACCATGATGCCAATATTATAGAGCTTGCTTCTTCACCAGCTACCAACCACGTAGAAGGTATCAATGCCAGTAATATCACCACCACTAACGTAAAAGATATCCTGCCGGAAGAAGCTTATGAAAGCGTCCGCAAGAATATGGATAAAGTGATCCTCACGGGAGAAAGCTCCACAGCCAGACATGACCTGATGTTGGACGGTGTTTTACATCACTACGAAAACCGCATCTTTCCTTTGGATAATGAATATCTGTTATGTATGTGCCGTGATATATCCCAACAATGGGAGGCAGAACAGACGAACGCGCAACAACAGAAAGAGCTGAAGGCCGCCAGAGTCAAGGCAGAAGAATCGGACCGGCTGAAATCTGCCTTTCTTGCAAACATGAGCCATGAAATACGCACTCCGCTCAATGCGATTGTCGGATTCTCCAAACTAATCACTAACGCAACATCTACGGAAGAGAAAAATCAATATGCGGAAATCATCGAACGCAATTCGGAAATGTTACTGAATCTATTCAACGATATTCTGGATCTGGCCTCACTGGAGGCCGACTCTTTAAAATTCAACATCCGTCCGATCAAGTTAACAGATATCTGTTTGCAACTGGAGCAACAGTTTTGCCACAAGACGCAAAACGGAGTCAAACTTATTTTAGATGATGTAGATGCGGACATGTATGCCTCCGGTGACTGGAATCGTATTATACAAATCATAAGTAACTTACTTAGTAACGCCACGAAGTTTACCCCCAAAGGAGAAATTCATTTCGGGTATCGGGAAAAAGAGGATTTTGTAGAGTTCTACGTGAAAGATAGCGGCATCGGTATTCCGGCAGAAAGAGTTGCCACTATTTTCCGCCGCTTTGGAAAGGTCAACGATTTTGTTCAGGGAACCGGGTTGGGACTGACTCTTTGCAGAATGTTAGTAGAAAAAATGGGAGGACGTATCTGGCTGCGCTCCCAGGAGGGGCAGGGAAGCAGGTTTTATTTCACTCTCCCTTTGATTCGCCAATGA
- a CDS encoding S41 family peptidase has protein sequence MKKLLNGRIAIVAVAVIATVAFFSFKSGDDRNFQIAKNLDIFNAIVKELDMFYVDTIDPNKTIREGIDNMLYTLDPYTEYYPEEDQSELEQMIKGSFGGIGSYIAYNTKLKRSMISEPFEGTPAAKAGLKAGDILMEIDGKDLAGKNNAEVSQMLRGQAGTSFKLKIERPNVKGGRTPMEFTIVRESIQNPAIPYTAVLDNNIGYISLSTFSGNPSKEFKKALLDLKKQGATSLVIDLRSNGGGLLDEAVEIANYFLPRGKVIVTTKGKIKQASNTYKTLREPLDLDIPIAVLVNSGTASASEILSGSLQDLDRAVIVGNRTFGKGLVQVPRSLPYGGTMKVTTSKYYIPSGRCVQAIDYKHRNEDGSVGTIPDSLTKVFYTAAGREVRDGGGVMPDITIKQEKLPNILFYLVRDNLIFDYATQYCLKHPTIVAPEKFEVTDADYNDFKALVKKADFKYDQQSEKILKTLKEAAEFEGYMDDASEEFKALEKKLNHNLDRDLDYFSTDIKKMIATEIIKRYYYQRGTIIQQLKDDDGLKEAMKILNDPVKYKEMLSAPAAKK, from the coding sequence ATGAAAAAATTGCTGAACGGGCGAATAGCTATTGTTGCAGTAGCGGTGATAGCCACAGTTGCTTTCTTTAGTTTCAAGAGCGGAGACGACCGTAATTTCCAGATTGCAAAGAATCTGGATATATTTAACGCGATTGTGAAAGAACTGGATATGTTCTATGTAGATACCATCGATCCGAATAAAACGATTCGGGAAGGAATCGATAATATGCTTTACACCTTGGACCCTTATACGGAATATTATCCGGAAGAAGACCAGAGTGAGTTGGAGCAGATGATTAAAGGATCATTTGGTGGTATAGGTTCTTACATTGCTTATAATACAAAACTAAAGCGTTCGATGATTTCTGAACCTTTCGAGGGAACGCCAGCTGCAAAAGCCGGCCTGAAAGCGGGAGATATCCTGATGGAGATTGACGGAAAAGACCTTGCCGGTAAGAATAATGCAGAAGTCAGTCAGATGTTGCGCGGACAGGCGGGTACCAGCTTTAAGTTGAAGATTGAACGTCCGAATGTGAAAGGCGGACGTACACCGATGGAGTTCACAATTGTGCGTGAGTCTATTCAGAATCCGGCAATACCTTATACTGCCGTACTGGATAATAATATAGGTTACATCAGCCTTAGTACTTTTTCCGGTAACCCTTCCAAAGAATTTAAGAAAGCACTGCTGGATTTGAAGAAACAGGGAGCCACTTCATTGGTGATAGACCTTCGTAGTAATGGCGGTGGATTGCTGGATGAAGCAGTAGAAATTGCGAATTATTTCTTGCCGCGTGGAAAAGTGATTGTGACGACCAAAGGAAAAATCAAACAGGCCAGTAACACTTATAAAACGTTGCGTGAACCGTTGGATTTGGATATTCCGATTGCCGTACTGGTAAATAGCGGAACGGCTTCTGCTTCTGAAATCTTATCAGGTTCTTTGCAGGATCTCGACCGTGCTGTTATCGTTGGTAACCGTACTTTTGGAAAAGGACTGGTACAGGTTCCCCGTTCTTTGCCTTATGGCGGAACGATGAAAGTGACTACCTCCAAATATTATATTCCGAGCGGCCGTTGCGTGCAGGCTATTGATTACAAGCATCGCAATGAAGACGGAAGTGTCGGCACTATTCCCGACAGTTTAACTAAGGTATTCTATACAGCTGCCGGACGTGAGGTTCGTGACGGAGGTGGTGTAATGCCGGATATTACGATCAAACAAGAGAAATTACCGAACATCCTATTCTATCTGGTACGTGATAATCTGATTTTCGATTATGCAACGCAGTATTGTTTGAAACATCCCACTATCGTTGCTCCGGAGAAGTTTGAGGTGACAGATGCTGATTATAACGATTTTAAAGCATTGGTGAAGAAAGCTGACTTCAAGTATGACCAACAGAGCGAGAAAATTCTGAAAACGTTGAAAGAAGCTGCCGAGTTTGAAGGATATATGGATGACGCTTCAGAGGAGTTTAAAGCACTAGAGAAGAAGTTGAATCATAATCTCGACCGTGACTTGGATTATTTCTCTACTGACATAAAGAAAATGATTGCTACTGAAATCATCAAGCGTTATTATTATCAACGTGGTACTATAATCCAGCAGTTGAAGGATGATGACGGTTTGAAGGAAGCGATGAAAATACTGAATGATCCGGTGAAATACAAAGAAATGCTTAGTGCCCCGGCTGCTAAGAAATAA
- a CDS encoding adenosine kinase encodes MDKIIGLGNALVDVLATLKDDALLNEMGLPKGSMQLIDDAKLQQINAKFSQMKTHLATGGSAGNAILGLACLGAATGFIGKVGNDHYGDFFRENLQKNKIEDKLLTSDRLPSGVASTFISPDGERTFGTYLGAAASLRAEELTLDMFKGYAYLFIEGYLVQDHEMILHAIELAKEAGLQICLDMASYNIVANDLEFFSLLINKYVDIVFANEEEAKAFTGKEPEEALRVIAKKCSIAIVKVGANGSYIRKGTEEIKVSAIPVQKVVDTTGAGDYFASGFLYGLTCGYSLDKCAKIGSILSGNVIQVIGTTIPQERWDEIKLNINRILAE; translated from the coding sequence ATGGACAAAATAATAGGATTAGGCAACGCCTTGGTAGACGTACTTGCAACCCTAAAGGATGATGCTCTCTTGAATGAAATGGGTTTACCCAAAGGAAGCATGCAACTTATCGATGATGCTAAGTTACAGCAGATTAACGCAAAATTCTCACAGATGAAAACCCATTTGGCGACAGGTGGATCGGCAGGAAATGCCATACTTGGCCTGGCTTGTTTGGGAGCCGCAACCGGGTTTATAGGAAAAGTAGGAAATGATCATTATGGAGATTTTTTTCGTGAAAATCTGCAGAAAAATAAGATTGAAGACAAATTATTGACCTCGGACCGGCTACCTTCCGGTGTGGCATCCACTTTTATCTCGCCGGATGGAGAGCGCACTTTTGGAACCTATTTGGGAGCAGCCGCTTCTTTGAGGGCGGAAGAACTGACGCTGGATATGTTTAAAGGTTACGCATACCTGTTTATAGAGGGCTACCTCGTTCAGGATCATGAAATGATTCTTCATGCCATTGAACTGGCAAAAGAAGCAGGTTTGCAGATTTGTCTCGATATGGCTAGTTATAATATTGTGGCCAATGATCTGGAGTTCTTCTCTTTATTAATAAACAAATATGTCGACATTGTCTTTGCGAACGAAGAAGAAGCAAAAGCCTTTACCGGTAAGGAGCCGGAGGAAGCTTTGAGAGTGATTGCCAAGAAATGCAGTATTGCTATTGTAAAAGTCGGGGCAAATGGTTCTTATATCCGCAAAGGGACAGAAGAAATAAAGGTTTCGGCCATTCCGGTTCAGAAAGTGGTGGATACTACCGGTGCAGGTGACTATTTTGCGTCCGGATTCTTATATGGATTGACCTGTGGATACTCGTTAGATAAATGTGCAAAAATAGGTTCTATTCTCTCGGGAAATGTTATTCAGGTAATCGGAACAACGATCCCACAGGAACGCTGGGATGAAATTAAGTTAAATATTAACAGGATTCTGGCAGAATAA
- a CDS encoding ComF family protein, whose protein sequence is MKHTLLIKDWLSSFLSLLFPRCCVVCGRPLAKGEECICTVCNINLPRTNYHLRKDNPVERLFWGQIPLERATSFFFYEKGSDFRLILHRLKYGGQKEIGAIMGRYMAAELLSSNFFQGIDVIIPIPLHKKKQQIRGYNQSEWIARGIAAVTGIPIDTDSILRKKNTETQTRKSVFERRDNVEGIFELQHPETLAGKHILIVDDVLTTGSTTLACASCLVDVEDIRISILTLATVE, encoded by the coding sequence ATGAAACACACACTTCTTATAAAAGACTGGCTTAGTTCATTCTTGTCTTTGCTATTTCCTCGTTGCTGCGTTGTTTGCGGCCGACCGTTAGCAAAGGGTGAAGAATGTATCTGTACAGTATGTAATATCAATCTACCCCGTACTAATTATCATCTTCGGAAAGATAATCCGGTAGAACGGCTCTTCTGGGGACAAATTCCTTTGGAACGGGCTACATCTTTTTTCTTTTATGAGAAAGGAAGTGACTTCCGCTTGATTCTTCATCGGTTGAAATATGGCGGACAAAAGGAAATAGGCGCGATTATGGGGCGGTATATGGCTGCCGAACTTTTGTCTTCCAATTTTTTTCAGGGAATTGATGTGATAATCCCCATACCGCTTCATAAGAAAAAACAGCAAATCCGTGGTTATAATCAGAGTGAGTGGATTGCCCGTGGTATTGCTGCTGTAACAGGAATCCCTATTGATACAGATTCTATATTGCGTAAGAAAAATACGGAAACGCAAACGCGTAAATCGGTATTTGAACGTCGTGATAATGTGGAAGGTATCTTCGAACTTCAACATCCTGAAACACTTGCAGGGAAACACATACTGATAGTTGACGATGTGTTGACCACCGGTTCTACCACTCTGGCATGTGCTTCCTGTCTGGTAGATGTGGAAGATATACGGATTAGTATATTGACGTTGGCAACGGTGGAATAA
- a CDS encoding inositol monophosphatase family protein, protein MLDLKQLTADVCRIATEVGHFLKEERKNFRRERVVEKHAHDYVSYVDKESEVRVVKALTALLPEAGFITEEGSATYQDEPYCWVIDPLDGTTNYIHDEAPYCVSIALRNRTELLLGVVYEVCRNECFYAWKGGKAFMNGEEIHVSNVEDIKDAFVITELPYNHLQYKQTALHLVDQLYGVVGGMRMNGSAAAAICYVAIGRFDAWMEAFLGKWDYSAAALIVQEAGGKVTDFYGEDHFIEGHHIIATNGDLHPFFQKLLSEVPPLNM, encoded by the coding sequence ATGTTAGATTTAAAACAACTTACAGCTGATGTATGCCGGATTGCTACAGAGGTTGGACATTTTTTGAAAGAAGAACGAAAAAACTTCCGTCGTGAACGTGTGGTAGAAAAACATGCGCATGATTATGTGTCTTATGTGGATAAAGAATCTGAAGTGCGAGTGGTGAAAGCTCTTACTGCTTTACTGCCTGAAGCGGGATTCATCACAGAAGAAGGCTCTGCTACTTATCAGGATGAACCCTACTGCTGGGTGATTGACCCCTTGGATGGAACCACGAATTATATTCATGATGAGGCTCCTTATTGTGTGTCCATCGCCTTACGTAACCGTACCGAACTTCTTTTGGGGGTCGTTTATGAAGTTTGCCGGAATGAATGCTTCTATGCCTGGAAAGGCGGAAAAGCTTTTATGAATGGCGAAGAAATTCATGTGTCGAACGTTGAGGACATCAAAGATGCATTTGTCATTACAGAATTACCTTATAATCATCTGCAATATAAACAGACTGCTCTTCATCTTGTCGATCAACTTTATGGGGTAGTGGGAGGTATGCGCATGAATGGCTCGGCCGCTGCCGCAATCTGCTATGTGGCTATTGGGCGTTTTGATGCATGGATGGAAGCATTTCTCGGAAAATGGGATTATTCTGCAGCGGCACTGATTGTTCAGGAGGCGGGAGGAAAGGTTACTGACTTTTATGGCGAAGATCATTTCATAGAAGGACATCATATTATTGCAACGAACGGAGATCTTCATCCTTTCTTTCAGAAACTCCTGTCAGAAGTTCCTCCGTTGAATATGTAA